In Deinococcus sp. YIM 134068, the following proteins share a genomic window:
- a CDS encoding PulJ/GspJ family protein, with product MRGRRETGFTLVEMLVVMGIFGVVLLALSNTFVGGSRTTTLAMARAELQQETVNAEQLIGSRVKEAWYVFPPAQTLALGGGELRRNPLVTSASGNWTVGTHPLLAVILPPKTPGAECAPSTPAVPASGSTPAKPEVDAKNDGCYKFYAYYPVKRSVWVNGTSETSPSNPGKDTANDGTVWILVEYRDYYYEASPVGVAPSALTLPPTTGSDANLLSDYIAPTTNVSSGVNYKMFDYVMNSAGTGVVGVRVNLATQRQVSGRVVRLPDATGVYALSVYPQNLGRVSAP from the coding sequence GTGAGGGGCCGGAGGGAGACGGGCTTCACGCTTGTCGAGATGCTCGTCGTCATGGGGATTTTTGGCGTCGTGCTACTGGCCCTGAGTAACACTTTCGTCGGCGGCTCGCGCACGACCACGTTGGCGATGGCCCGCGCCGAATTGCAGCAGGAGACGGTGAATGCCGAGCAACTGATCGGCTCACGGGTGAAGGAGGCCTGGTACGTCTTCCCGCCCGCGCAAACCCTGGCGCTGGGGGGCGGCGAGTTGCGCCGGAATCCGCTGGTTACGTCGGCCAGCGGCAATTGGACGGTGGGCACTCACCCCCTCTTGGCGGTCATTCTTCCGCCCAAAACACCGGGAGCTGAGTGCGCTCCAAGTACACCAGCGGTACCCGCCTCCGGCTCGACGCCCGCCAAACCTGAAGTCGACGCCAAGAACGACGGCTGCTACAAGTTCTACGCTTACTACCCGGTCAAGCGCTCCGTCTGGGTGAATGGCACCAGCGAGACCTCGCCCTCCAATCCGGGCAAGGACACGGCGAACGACGGCACCGTATGGATTCTGGTCGAGTACCGTGACTACTATTACGAGGCCAGCCCAGTGGGCGTCGCGCCCAGTGCCCTCACCCTGCCCCCCACCACGGGCAGCGACGCCAACCTCCTGTCCGACTACATCGCCCCGACGACCAACGTTAGCAGCGGCGTGAACTACAAGATGTTCGACTACGTGATGAACTCGGCGGGAACGGGCGTAGTCGGCGTCCGCGTCAACCTCGCCACCCAGCGGCAGGTCAGCGGCAGGGTGGTCCGCCTCCCGGACGCGACCGGCGTCTATGCCCTGAGCGTCTACCCGCAGAATCTCGGGCGCGTGTCGGCTCCCTGA